The following proteins are co-located in the Pontiella desulfatans genome:
- a CDS encoding glycoside hydrolase family 32 protein, with protein sequence MDGKWIAAGLLVACAAHADDISIADFEGDSYGAWRVEGKAFGAAPAKANVSPPNKVTGHLGDGLVNTFLKGDTSSGSLTSPEFTIERRYINFLIGGGNHKGQTCINLLVDGKPVRTAVGSARKDAGREVMEWAFWDVEEYAGGKAVLQIVDNHTGGWGHINVDQIVQSDHPVEGAVGQNAPPPSLVALEASIAVTDSHLLVPVVNAGNDAIPLGIYDGNTLIQTFKITLPRKDDAYWEAAYPLDHFGLLGRQITVKPIEGGLVNEAYRDAFARIRCHDGLPAGKAADYAKPYRNQFHPSTRRGWNNDPNGMVYHDGKYHLYYQHNPFGIGWGNMHWGHFESTDLIHWEEKPIALFQKTVKDMMFSGGGFVDFNNSAGLGENMQFAAFTSTGRGECLAYSTDGGISFAELPENPVVVHKGRDPKIIWYEPEQKWVMAVYNTEECDETKAVPLGGKQKHVFANCAFYESRNLREWKRTGAFTDTDRASIHECPELFPLSCGNEAKWIFYGAQNRYFIGQFNGRTFVKESGPHGSRHGAFYAAQTFSDVPDGRRIQIGWVRTDAYPKQFPAQIVNQSFTLPHELTLVKAADGLRMAFNPVKEVEKLRGEMLQTLEACEGELTEVLIEFEEDGFHEIMINGIEASFEGRSARIFTDRTFNEVYADGGLYYEVRRRDPINFESTETAVKTGKIKSFKAYRLQSIWKSSKP encoded by the coding sequence ATGGATGGAAAATGGATTGCAGCGGGATTACTGGTGGCCTGTGCCGCGCATGCGGACGATATTTCGATTGCGGATTTCGAGGGCGACTCCTATGGCGCCTGGAGGGTGGAGGGCAAGGCGTTCGGGGCCGCTCCGGCGAAGGCGAATGTTTCGCCCCCCAACAAGGTGACGGGGCATCTGGGCGACGGGTTGGTGAATACCTTTCTCAAAGGAGATACGTCCTCCGGTTCGCTGACCTCGCCGGAATTCACCATCGAGCGCAGGTATATCAATTTCCTGATCGGTGGCGGCAATCACAAAGGCCAAACCTGCATAAACTTGCTGGTGGATGGGAAACCCGTCCGCACGGCGGTCGGTTCGGCCCGGAAGGATGCCGGACGGGAAGTTATGGAATGGGCATTTTGGGATGTTGAAGAATATGCTGGAGGGAAAGCCGTACTGCAGATTGTCGATAACCATACCGGTGGATGGGGGCATATCAATGTGGATCAGATTGTGCAGTCGGACCATCCCGTGGAAGGCGCGGTTGGGCAGAACGCTCCCCCGCCGAGCCTGGTGGCGTTGGAGGCCTCCATTGCGGTTACCGATTCCCACCTGCTGGTGCCGGTGGTGAATGCCGGAAACGATGCCATCCCCCTGGGGATTTACGACGGCAATACGCTGATTCAGACGTTTAAGATCACATTGCCCCGCAAAGACGATGCATACTGGGAGGCAGCGTACCCGTTGGACCATTTTGGACTGCTGGGTCGGCAGATCACCGTCAAGCCGATTGAGGGTGGGCTGGTGAACGAGGCATACCGGGATGCCTTTGCGCGCATTCGCTGCCATGACGGTTTGCCTGCCGGAAAGGCGGCTGATTATGCCAAACCCTACCGCAACCAGTTCCACCCATCCACGCGGCGCGGTTGGAACAACGATCCCAACGGCATGGTTTATCATGATGGCAAGTATCACCTCTACTATCAGCACAATCCATTCGGCATCGGCTGGGGCAACATGCACTGGGGCCATTTTGAAAGCACTGACCTGATCCATTGGGAGGAAAAGCCGATCGCGCTGTTCCAGAAGACCGTGAAGGATATGATGTTTTCCGGTGGCGGCTTCGTTGATTTCAACAACTCGGCCGGACTGGGCGAAAACATGCAGTTTGCCGCGTTCACCAGCACAGGGCGTGGCGAGTGCCTTGCCTACAGTACGGACGGGGGAATCTCTTTTGCCGAGCTGCCGGAAAACCCGGTGGTTGTGCACAAGGGGCGCGATCCGAAAATCATCTGGTACGAGCCGGAGCAGAAATGGGTGATGGCGGTATACAATACGGAAGAGTGTGACGAAACAAAGGCGGTTCCACTGGGTGGAAAGCAGAAGCATGTTTTTGCCAACTGCGCGTTTTATGAATCCAGGAACTTGCGTGAATGGAAGCGTACGGGCGCATTCACCGATACGGACCGCGCTTCCATTCATGAATGCCCGGAGCTCTTTCCATTGTCGTGCGGGAATGAAGCAAAGTGGATTTTCTATGGTGCGCAGAATCGCTATTTTATTGGGCAGTTTAATGGCCGCACCTTTGTGAAGGAATCCGGGCCGCATGGTTCACGCCATGGGGCGTTTTATGCCGCGCAAACTTTCAGCGATGTGCCCGATGGACGCCGCATCCAGATCGGCTGGGTGCGCACCGACGCCTATCCGAAACAGTTCCCCGCCCAGATCGTTAACCAGTCTTTCACGCTGCCGCATGAGCTGACGTTGGTCAAGGCAGCCGACGGTTTGCGTATGGCGTTCAACCCGGTCAAGGAGGTTGAAAAGCTGCGCGGGGAAATGCTCCAGACGTTGGAGGCGTGCGAAGGTGAATTGACGGAAGTCCTGATCGAATTTGAAGAGGATGGATTTCATGAAATCATGATCAACGGCATTGAGGCTTCCTTTGAAGGGCGCAGCGCACGCATTTTTACCGACCGGACGTTTAATGAGGTCTATGCTGATGGCGGGCTTTACTATGAAGTCCGTCGCCGCGACCCGATAAACTTCGAGTCCACCGAAACGGCGGTGAAAACAGGAAAGATAAAGTCGTTCAAGGCCTACCGCCTTCAGTCGATCTGGAAGTCTTCGAAGCCGTAG
- a CDS encoding sugar porter family MFS transporter yields the protein MHNKKLFFWALTSALAGFLFGFDTVVISGAEQTIQTLWELNVTLHGLAISMALWGTVIGSLAGGWPTEKLGRRKTLLSIGVLYFVSAVGSAYAPEVYSFMIARFIGGLGVGISTVAAPLYISEIAPAKDRGKLAGMFQFNIVFGILVAFLSNALLSGVGENAWRWMLGVEAFPALVYSVLCFGLPESPRWLITHGKDREGGIEVFRRINPDASESDLNDLADEVEASVTDVEHASTFFTRRLAKPITLAFLIAFFNQLSGINAILYFAPRIFKMTGLEESAALLQSVGIGVTNLIFTFVGLWLIDRLGRRTLLYIGSFGYIASLGLCAWAFHTETYAIVPACIFAFIAAHAVGQGAVIWVFISEIFPNRNRASGQALGSFTHWIFAALLTLFFPKMVEAFAPVTVFGFFCFMMVLQLVWVKVMVPETMGVSLEEMQGKLEG from the coding sequence ATGCATAATAAAAAACTGTTTTTCTGGGCGTTGACCTCCGCCTTGGCCGGTTTTCTTTTCGGTTTCGATACGGTGGTGATTTCCGGTGCGGAACAGACCATTCAAACCTTGTGGGAATTGAACGTCACACTGCACGGGCTGGCGATCAGTATGGCGCTGTGGGGTACGGTGATCGGTTCGCTGGCCGGAGGATGGCCGACGGAAAAGCTGGGCCGCCGAAAAACGCTGCTCTCGATCGGAGTCCTCTATTTTGTTTCGGCGGTCGGCTCAGCCTATGCGCCGGAAGTCTATTCCTTCATGATTGCGCGGTTTATCGGAGGACTTGGCGTCGGTATTTCCACCGTGGCGGCACCTCTCTATATTTCGGAGATTGCTCCGGCGAAGGATCGCGGCAAGCTGGCGGGCATGTTCCAGTTTAATATCGTCTTCGGTATCCTGGTCGCCTTTCTTTCCAATGCGCTGCTCAGCGGAGTCGGCGAGAATGCGTGGCGCTGGATGCTCGGCGTGGAGGCTTTCCCGGCGTTGGTCTATTCCGTGCTCTGCTTCGGTCTGCCCGAAAGTCCGCGCTGGCTGATTACACACGGAAAAGATCGTGAAGGAGGCATCGAGGTATTCCGGCGCATCAACCCGGATGCATCCGAAAGCGACCTGAATGATTTGGCGGACGAGGTGGAGGCGTCGGTGACGGATGTTGAACATGCCTCAACATTTTTCACCCGGCGGCTGGCGAAGCCGATCACGCTGGCCTTCCTGATTGCCTTTTTCAATCAACTGTCCGGCATCAATGCGATTCTCTACTTTGCCCCGCGTATCTTTAAAATGACCGGGCTCGAAGAATCCGCCGCGTTACTGCAGTCGGTCGGTATCGGGGTCACCAACCTGATCTTTACCTTTGTGGGGCTCTGGCTGATCGACCGGTTGGGTCGGCGGACGCTGCTTTATATCGGTTCGTTCGGATACATCGCTTCGCTCGGTCTTTGCGCCTGGGCGTTCCACACGGAAACCTATGCGATTGTGCCCGCTTGCATCTTTGCTTTTATCGCTGCGCATGCGGTGGGGCAGGGCGCGGTGATCTGGGTGTTTATTTCTGAAATATTTCCCAACCGTAACCGCGCGTCCGGCCAGGCGCTCGGTAGTTTTACGCATTGGATTTTCGCCGCGCTGCTGACGCTCTTCTTCCCGAAGATGGTCGAAGCTTTTGCGCCCGTAACCGTGTTTGGGTTTTTCTGCTTTATGATGGTGCTGCAGCTGGTATGGGTCAAAGTCATGGTGCCGGAGACGATGGGGGTTTCACTCGAAGAGATGCAGGGAAAACTCGAAGGTTGA
- a CDS encoding carbohydrate kinase family protein produces MSKEIKRVVGIGELLWDIFPSGLRLGGAPLNFCYHCRQLGAEAYPVSAVGGDEFGVEIREVIGSRQLTDRFVAEDATRPTGAVQVELDDCGKPKYKIKEQVAWDYIPMSGNLKTLAQTTDALCFGSLAQRNGVSRKTILTFVRATPTDALKIFDVNLRQTFFSKEIIEESLRLSNVLKLSDEELPLVAGMFGISGPVQAQLHGLLERFDLQLIAYTRGADGSLLVTPDESDDHPGCPGEAINSVGAGDAFTATLCMGLLSCRPLNEINEYANRVASFVCRQDSATPELTDNLNEAHYA; encoded by the coding sequence ATGAGTAAAGAAATAAAACGCGTAGTGGGGATTGGTGAGCTGCTGTGGGATATTTTCCCTTCAGGGTTACGGCTCGGCGGTGCTCCTTTAAATTTTTGTTATCACTGCCGTCAGCTGGGAGCGGAGGCCTATCCGGTCAGTGCCGTTGGTGGGGATGAATTCGGTGTAGAAATCCGCGAGGTGATAGGTTCCAGGCAGTTGACTGATCGGTTTGTGGCAGAAGATGCAACCCGTCCAACCGGAGCTGTACAGGTGGAACTGGATGATTGCGGGAAACCAAAATATAAAATCAAAGAACAAGTGGCATGGGACTATATTCCAATGTCTGGAAATCTTAAAACACTGGCGCAGACAACCGATGCCTTATGTTTTGGTTCTCTGGCACAGCGCAACGGTGTGTCGCGCAAAACCATTTTAACTTTTGTGCGGGCAACGCCGACGGATGCCCTGAAGATATTTGATGTAAATCTGCGGCAAACCTTCTTCTCAAAAGAAATCATCGAGGAATCGCTGAGGCTGAGCAATGTCCTTAAATTAAGCGATGAGGAACTACCGTTGGTTGCCGGAATGTTCGGGATCTCCGGTCCGGTTCAGGCTCAGCTCCATGGGTTGCTTGAGCGTTTTGATCTGCAATTGATTGCCTACACTCGCGGCGCTGATGGGAGTCTGTTGGTGACGCCGGATGAAAGCGATGATCATCCCGGATGTCCGGGCGAGGCGATTAATAGTGTGGGCGCGGGGGATGCCTTTACTGCAACGCTCTGCATGGGGTTGCTGTCTTGCAGGCCGCTTAATGAAATTAATGAGTATGCCAACCGGGTTGCTTCATTCGTCTGTCGACAGGACAGTGCTACACCTGAATTAACTGATAATCTGAACGAAGCTCACTATGCATAA